The Limnospira fusiformis SAG 85.79 genomic interval CTTTTAGTCCCCATATTACTGAGGATTTGTGGCATCAAATTGGTCATAGTGATTCAGTTCATCTACAGTCTTGGCCGACATTTGACCCCAGTGCTTTAGTGGTGGATGAAATCACCTTAGTAATTCAAATCAATGGTAAAACTCGCGGCACTATTCAGGTGGCTAGTGGGGCGGATAAGTCTACTTTGGAACAACTAGCCAAAGACTCAGAAATTGCTCAACGACACCTGGAGGGTAAGCAACTACGCAAGGTGATTGTTGTACCTGGTAAGTTAGTCAATTTTGTGGTCGGTTAATTTACCATTTAACGATTTGGGTAGGGTGCGTCCAAACCCGGCTATATGAATCCTCACCGAATAACTATCGGCTGACGCACCTTCAATCAATTATCGGGTGTTCAGGATAATTCTCTAATCATGATTTGGGTAGGGTGCGTCCAAACCCGGCTATATAAATCCTCACCGAATAACTATCGGCTGACGCACCTTCAATCAATTATCGGGTGTTCAGGATAATTCTCGGTGTCTGACGCACCCTACGGGAACTAGGGTAGCTGGGGGTTAAAAGCGGATTTTGTTTTTCATAAAATGCCCGAAAAGTCCGAAACAAAGGGCAATTTCTGCGACAATGATTTGATCACCAAAATGGTGATGGCGTTGGGGGGAATGATAATGAACTTGGCTGATAGCATTTAAGTCAATAATGCGATCGCTGATGGGAATCATCAACTTATCCCAGTGGCTACCTTCGCCAATTTCTACAGCCCAACTACCCATGACTGAGTAATCAGGTTCAAACAAAAATAAACCGTTTTCGTCTGTTATTCCTTTGGTCTCGGGCAAATTGGAGTCGGCGGGAGGATGCACGACTACATCGGCATTATAAAAGGCTTCTCCGGTACTAAATACGGCCTCGATTTCTAGGGCTTCCCCTTGTAGATGATAGTTGGTGAGGACACTATGGGCTAAGGCATCTCCGGGAAAACCTAGGAGACTAATAAAAATGGCGATCGCTACTACAAACTGTTTAAATTTCATCGGCTTTGGAGAATACTAAAATTGACTAATTGGCACTACTGATATCGGTCGTTTTAGGCGAAAGAGTGGGCTGAGATAAATGTTAAACCCATGCCAATCAAAACGACAAAGAAGGCACTTACAATAGATAACTTCTGCAAAATCATCTGATTTTCTGGGAACTTTTCCAGCCACTGACCAGCATAAACGGCTACTAAGCCTAAACTGACTAGGACTAATGCTAACCCTAAACTAAAACTGCCCACTAGAAATAATCCATAGACGATCTGGTGTAGGGCTACTGCACTTAATAACAGAACAAGTGCTGTAGGGCAAGGAACTAACCCGCCAGCAATCCCTAATTTAATCAGAGATGATACACTACTTGAGGTGTGACTGTGGCTGTGGCTGTGACCGTGGCTGTGACCGTGTCTGTGGCTGTGACTGTGACCGTGGCTGTGACTGTGGCTGTGACTGTGACTGTGGCTGTGGCTGTGGGAATTTAATCTTTTTCTGAGTAGGTCTAAGCCAATGAGACAAATGGCGAATCCACTGAAACCACTCAGTAGGGGATACAATTGTTCTGGTAAGATATATTGGGAAGCAAATAGGGCGATCGCACCTAAGACAAAAACACTGAGGGTATGGGTGGCTGTGGTGGTGACTCCTAGTAAAATGGCTTGTTGTGGGGTTCCCTTACTGCCGATTAAATAGGCACTTACTAGGGTTTTACCATGTCCTGGG includes:
- a CDS encoding nickel/cobalt transporter; this translates as MRANLIFAHLNHSADLVNLLTADPNLTTILVGVAIAFGLGAIHALSPGHGKTLVSAYLIGSKGTPQQAILLGVTTTATHTLSVFVLGAIALFASQYILPEQLYPLLSGFSGFAICLIGLDLLRKRLNSHSHSHSHSHSHSHSHGHSHSHRHGHSHGHSHSHSHTSSSVSSLIKLGIAGGLVPCPTALVLLLSAVALHQIVYGLFLVGSFSLGLALVLVSLGLVAVYAGQWLEKFPENQMILQKLSIVSAFFVVLIGMGLTFISAHSFA